The DNA window GTTTGAAAAACTATCTGATGAGGAACTACAGGGATATATAGACAGACTAGAGGAATTGGAAGAATCAGAAGAAGAAACTGAAGAAGTTGAAGAAGAATAAAGTGGTTTTTTATGGTCTCTCTCGATGACGCCGTAACGGCTAGAATGGAAAGCCATGGCACGAGGTTCGAAGTCCTAGTAGACCCAGATTTGGCTTTAGCTCTTAAAAACGGTAGCGAAGTAGATTTTGACGACCTACTCGCTATAGACAAAATATTCAAAGATGCATCGAGAGGGGATGAAGCCTCCGACGAGATGATGACGGAGGTCTATAACACCACCGACCCCAATGAGATCGCAGAGAAAATAATCAAGGAAGGCGACATACAGCTAACAAGCGAACAGAGAAAACGGATACAGCAACAAAAAAAGAGAAAAGTAATCAACAAGATAGCGAGAAACGCAGTAAACCCACAACAAAACGACGCTCCACACCCCCCAAACCGCATAGAAAAAGCAATGGAAGAAGCCGGAGTACGAATAGACCCATTCGAACCAGTAAATAAACAAGTCGACATAGCATTAGACGCAATCAGACCAATAATACCAATCAAATTCAAACAGAAAAAATTCGCAGTACTAATACCAGGCAAATACTCAGGCTCCGCCTACGGCCAGATGCAGAACTTCGGTCAAATCGTGGATGAAGAATGGCAAGACGACGGTTCATGGGTAGGAGTAATCCAATGTCCCGGTGGCATCAGAGGAGAACTCGAAGGCCTGGTAGCAGAAATAACCGAAGGAAATGGAGAAGTAAAGGCATATGGAGATTGATAACAAATGGTACATCGAGAAACCGTAATCCCCGGAGAAAAAATAGGAAAAAACCTAAAACCCGGAAAAAACACATATAAAGAAGATAACAACATATACTCAAGCATATATGGATTCAAAAACAAAAGAAACGACACAATAGAAGTATTACCAATCAAATCCAAATACATCCCCAAAAAAGGAGACAAAGTCATAGGAATAGTAACAGACATAAGCTTCAACAACTGGTTCCTAAACATAAACTCCCCCTACGACGCAAGACTACCAGTATCACTACACCCAGAATACATAGAGTCAGGAGACCTCAAACAACACCTAAAGATCGGTGACGCAGCAATAATCGAAATCGTCGAAGTAGACAAAGAACTACAAGCAGACGCAAACATGGACGGAAAAGAACTCAAAAAAATAACAAAAGGAACAATAACACAGATAACACCAACAAAAGTACCCAGAGTAATAGGCAAAAACGCCTCAATGATATCAATGCTAAAAAGAGAAACAGACTGCCAGATCTACGTAGGACAAAACGGAAGAATATGGATAGACGGAGAAAAACAAAACATAGAGAAAGTCACAAAAGCAATCCAGATGATAGAACAAGAAGCACACAAATCAGGACTAACAAACAAAATAAAAACATACCTAAAAAACCAAAAATAAAAAAACACTAGATTTTTTTAATAAAAGAGCGTGATTTTATGAAAACAAAACAAAAACCAGAACGTTTTATTGATGAAGAAGGTAAGCGAGTTGATGGTAGGAGGCCTGACGAAATCAGGCCAATACACATAGAAAGCGGTGTATTAAACCGCGCAGACGGTTCATGCTACATAGAGCTAGGAGACAACAAAATAATGACCGCAGTATACGGTCCAAGAGAAGTCCACCCAAGACACCTAGCAGAACCCGACCGAGCAATAGTACGATACAAATACAACATGGCCTCATTCTCCGTATCAGAAAGAAAAAGACCCGGACCCGGAAGACGAGACAGAGAGATATCCAAAGTCAGCAAAGAAGCACTAGAATCAGCCATATTCCTAGAAAAATACCCCAACTCAGTAATAGACGTATTCGTAGAAATAATCGAATCAGCAGCAGGAACAAGAGCAACATCACTAACAGCAGCATCAGTAGCCTGTGCAGACGCAGGAATACCAATGCGAGACCTAATAGCCAGCTGCGCATCAGGAAAAGTCGACGACACAATAGTACTCGACGTAAACGAGGTCGAAGACAACTACGGACAAGCAGACCTCCCAATAGCAATAATGCCAAAAACCGAAGAAATAACACTACTACAGATGGACGGAAACCTAACAAGAAACGAATTCGAAAAAGCAATAAAACTAGCAAAAAAAGGATGCCACCAACTATACGAAAAACAAAAACAAGCCCTAAAAAACAAATACGGAGGAAACTAAAATGGAAGAAGAACTAATCGCAGAAATACAAAGAGAACACATAACAGAAATGATAAGACGAGGCCAAAGACAAGACGGCCGAAACCTCAACGAAGAAAGAGACATCCAAATAGAAACCAACCTAATCAAAAAAGCCGAAGGATCAGCAAGAGTCAAACTCGGAGAAACCGAAGTCGTAGTCGGAATCAAAATGGAAACCGGCGACCCATTCCCAGACACACCAAACCAAGGCGTCCTAATAACAAACGCAGAACTAAACGCACTAGCATCACCAACATTCGAACCAGGCCCACCAGGAGAATACGCAACAGAAATCGCCCGAGTCGTAGACAGAGGAATACGAGAATCACAAGCAATAGACTTCACAAAACTCAGCATAACAGAAGGCGAGAAAGTCTGGATGATATTCGTCGACATACACGTACTAGACCACGACGGAAACCTATTCGACGTATCCAACATAGCAGCAATATCAGCCCTACTAACAACAGACATACCATACGAAAAATACGAAGTAGAACCAGGAACAAACGAAATAGACATAAAAACAATACCAGTAAGCAAAACATACCTCAAATGCGGAAACGAAATCCTACTCGACCCAACACACAACGAAGAAATGATAGGAACAACAAGACTAACAACAATAACAAACTCAGAAAACGAAATAGTAGGAATGCAAAAAGGCCAATCAGGAACATGGACCGAACAAGAAATATACAACATAGTAGACAAAAGCATAGAAAAAGCACAAAAAACACGAAAAATAATAAAAAACAACATAACAAAAAGGTGACCCAAA is part of the Methanonatronarchaeum thermophilum genome and encodes:
- a CDS encoding ribosome assembly factor SBDS is translated as MVSLDDAVTARMESHGTRFEVLVDPDLALALKNGSEVDFDDLLAIDKIFKDASRGDEASDEMMTEVYNTTDPNEIAEKIIKEGDIQLTSEQRKRIQQQKKRKVINKIARNAVNPQQNDAPHPPNRIEKAMEEAGVRIDPFEPVNKQVDIALDAIRPIIPIKFKQKKFAVLIPGKYSGSAYGQMQNFGQIVDEEWQDDGSWVGVIQCPGGIRGELEGLVAEITEGNGEVKAYGD
- the rrp4 gene encoding exosome complex RNA-binding protein Rrp4 is translated as MVHRETVIPGEKIGKNLKPGKNTYKEDNNIYSSIYGFKNKRNDTIEVLPIKSKYIPKKGDKVIGIVTDISFNNWFLNINSPYDARLPVSLHPEYIESGDLKQHLKIGDAAIIEIVEVDKELQADANMDGKELKKITKGTITQITPTKVPRVIGKNASMISMLKRETDCQIYVGQNGRIWIDGEKQNIEKVTKAIQMIEQEAHKSGLTNKIKTYLKNQK
- the rrp41 gene encoding exosome complex exonuclease Rrp41, with the translated sequence MKTKQKPERFIDEEGKRVDGRRPDEIRPIHIESGVLNRADGSCYIELGDNKIMTAVYGPREVHPRHLAEPDRAIVRYKYNMASFSVSERKRPGPGRRDREISKVSKEALESAIFLEKYPNSVIDVFVEIIESAAGTRATSLTAASVACADAGIPMRDLIASCASGKVDDTIVLDVNEVEDNYGQADLPIAIMPKTEEITLLQMDGNLTRNEFEKAIKLAKKGCHQLYEKQKQALKNKYGGN
- the rrp42 gene encoding exosome complex protein Rrp42 encodes the protein MEEELIAEIQREHITEMIRRGQRQDGRNLNEERDIQIETNLIKKAEGSARVKLGETEVVVGIKMETGDPFPDTPNQGVLITNAELNALASPTFEPGPPGEYATEIARVVDRGIRESQAIDFTKLSITEGEKVWMIFVDIHVLDHDGNLFDVSNIAAISALLTTDIPYEKYEVEPGTNEIDIKTIPVSKTYLKCGNEILLDPTHNEEMIGTTRLTTITNSENEIVGMQKGQSGTWTEQEIYNIVDKSIEKAQKTRKIIKNNITKR